A stretch of DNA from Aspergillus flavus chromosome 3, complete sequence:
CACGAATGCGATTTAtccacaacctcctcccTCAACTAGAAGCAGCCGAGTTTCCCGCCAGAGTAGTCAGCGTGCTAGCGGCGGGAAGAGAGGGCGAAATTGACGAGAGCAACTTTGACCTACAggtctccttctcttttggcACTGCCGCGACATATGGTGCGACCATGAACTCACTAGCGATGGAATACCTGGCAGCTAAACACCCCTCCGTCACTTTCATTCACACGTTTCCTGGTGTTGTACAAACACCATTGATGAAGTCCAGCTTTGGATACATACTAGGGTCGGTGATAGGCCTTGTAGCCAAGCTGATGTCGATATCGGAGAAGGAGAGCGGGGAGCGCAATGTCTTCATCGCTACATCTACTGCTTACCCGCCCGCAACACGCGCCGGAGAACGGTCGGTTGATGGCGTCGGGGTCGCAGTAGCATCGACAGGAAAACTCGGTTGTGGCTCGTATCTCCTTGATTATGATGGCAAAGACGTGACGAATCAGACATTGATGAGGAGCTATCGCGAGAGGGAGTACTTGACAAAGCTGTGGGATCATACACTAGACATATTTCAGAGGGTTCTTGGATCAAATACATGACTATTTGGACCAACCTGGTGACTACAACTGGAGAAGGTGTTTTCAATCACTCACAGCTTTCCACTGGAAACCTCAATAAGCAGTTCCTTACCCTAGCCTGCACAGGATCTGCGTTTACATGGATCTTtgtattctaattaaaacaCTAAAAACCTCTGTACAGCGTCTTTGATCTAGTCATTCACTACACTTGTTCGAATGTGGTGACATACGACATCATGTTGTTTTCCTTTACCCATATATAACACTCATACTGTAAACCCTGCCCAGGAGGGCTGGTTTTACCATAGCTGCGGTAATATCGGGCAAAAGCTGTTGCCCAGCCCTGGAGCAATACTCGCCAGAAGCATTTGTCGGCGGTCTCAGTGAACGAAGCACCAGCCACGTTGATGTGTGCCATCCAGCGACAGGACCTTGACTTAACAGAAAACAAGTCTAGATAATCCCATTATCTTTCCCATAGCCTTGATCACTGAGATGctcccctcttcttcgcaCCGTTTTCCAACCGCGCTATCTCCACAATGGCCCTCTCGTGACTTCCGCGCCCTACCTCTCCTGCCTCATCCTTGGCAATGACTTCAGACTCATAAAGCTTTCCCCTTTGACCAATGTACCTTGCCTCGGCGGTCACCTTAGCCCCAGCAGGTGTAGGCGCTGAGTGTGTAATATTGATGCTAGTACCAACGGACAGCTGACAAGGGCTGAGCAACGGTTGAACCACCCGAGCAGCGGCGATTTCCATGAACGCTACCATGCGGGAGGCTGTGAGAACTCGTGGGAATTTGTCAATTTTTGCGTTGCTTGATATGGCACTTGCAAGATCAGATGGCTGAACAATCAAATCGTACGTGCGAGTAGTGTTGAGTTCGAGTGAGTTGTTGGTGCTTGTGGACATTTTGGCGTAGACGGATGCTTTTGATGTGTTTCGAGGGACAGTTGTGCGAGATGTTAAACGGGTAGATGCTCGGATCGCTGAGAACATTGTATTTGCATTGAAACTGCAAGTGGACAGAGGGTATCGTTGTCCATTCTTAAGTCGTTCACCGAAAGTAGGGCTTTTGTTCAATATACTTCGGCATACTGGCCGAACAGCGGTAGTCAGCATATTGCCCGGTCGATCTTCCGAGAATCGGCAGATATTTGCAATGAAGGGTTCGGCATTTGTTTGCTTGTAATGTGGTGAACCAAACCCGAGTTTGCTTACGAAGGGCATTTGTCATTGCTTTGATTTGTCTATCAGGAAGGCACAGAGATCATACAGCTTGGATAGAgctgtatatgtatgtatattcATCCCAGCCTTTGTTACCCTCGGTTATTGACGCCCTGGATGAATCACATTTAGTTCCCCCCACTCATCATTCCCCTCGATTTGACCGTTATTTTGATATAAACTCCGAGGCCAGCTCTTGAACCAAATACTCTTATCACCAAGTCAGATTTACTGTTCAACATGGGTCTCACCGAGGCAGGTAACTCTGCGATCACTGCAGAAAATGCCCACGAGCTCCTTCCAGAAGTCGAAGCGCTATCCGCGGTGTCGCCAGTGACATGCGGCGTATCAGCAGCTGAAAGCGGAGACTTTGAAGGCTACGACGAAGAGCAAGTACGGTTGATGGATGAAGTTTGCATCGTTCTagacgaagacgacgagCCAATTGGCCGGGCCAGCAAAAGAGTGTGTAAGTGCACCCTGTGAAGTACTCTTCAACGATAGTATCCAGACTTCTAACCACCTTCTAGGCCACCTCATGACG
This window harbors:
- a CDS encoding putative short-chain dehydrogenase (short-chain dehydrogenase/reductase), yielding MDSLHRARQANKSVSGRRSKLVAVFVGGTSGIGEATAKQLAAIIEFPTIYLVGRNGSAGSRITQELTTLNPRGTFEFIKSDVSLLREVDTTCQHIQRKERMVDLLFMTPGHLATRKNDTVEGLDNNHVLRYYARMRFIHNLLPQLEAAEFPARVVSVLAAGREGEIDESNFDLQVSFSFGTAATYGATMNSLAMEYLAAKHPSVTFIHTFPGVVQTPLMKSSFGYILGSVIGLVAKLMSISEKESGERNVFIATSTAYPPATRAGERSVDGVGVAVASTGKLGCGSYLLDYDGKDVTNQTLMRSYREREYLTKLWDHTLDIFQRVLGSNT
- a CDS encoding HotDog domain-containing protein; the protein is MPFVSKLGFGSPHYKQTNAEPFIANICRFSEDRPGNMLTTAVRPVCRSILNKSPTFGERLKNGQRYPLSTCSFNANTMFSAIRASTRLTSRTTVPRNTSKASVYAKMSTSTNNSLELNTTRTYDLIVQPSDLASAISSNAKIDKFPRVLTASRMVAFMEIAAARVVQPLLSPCQLSVGTSINITHSAPTPAGAKVTAEARYIGQRGKLYESEVIAKDEAGEVGRGSHERAIVEIARLENGAKKRGASQ